TATTTTTTTCAGATAACAAAGATGGGAATGACTGAATTTCGATGAGTCAGGATACAACCAGCCTTTGAAGTGTCAAGGCCTGATCCCTGGTCCATATTTTGATCTTCCGGTTGGGTTCAGCGGTTAGTTGTGTTGCGAAACATGTTTGGTGTGTCATTCTGAAACTGTATGCAATAAAGACGCACGATGGTACGTCTTTACCAGAATTCTTCGTTTTTTGAATTTCCCGACAACCTGACGGTCAAAGAATATAACGGCTCAAGTCCTGATTTTTCAGCATGCTTGCCAGGCGACCATTGATATATGCCGGGGTGATTTCAAAGCTTTTTCCTGCCATTTCAGGCGCGTCAAAACTGATATCTTCCAACAGCTTTTCCATGATGGTGTGCAGTCGCCTGGCACCAATATTTTCAGCTTCCTCATTGACCCTGCACGCGATTTTGGCGATTTCCTCAATGGCGTCATGAGTGAACTTCAAGTCAACATTCTCGGTTTTCAGCAGTTCGGTATACTGGACAATCAGAGCATTTTTCGGCTCTGTCAGGATGCGGATAAAATCTTCCTTGGTGAGCGACTGAAGTTCGACACGGATCGGAAAACGTCCCTGCAATTCGGGAATAAGATCAGAGGGTTTGGCGATATGAAACGCTCCTGCCGCAATGAACAGAATGTGATCGGTTCTCACGGGACCATATTTGGTATTGACTGTCGAGCCTTCCACAATCGGCAGAAGGTCACGCTGGACCCCTTCTCTGGAAATATCGGGGCCATGGCTTGAGCCTTTGCGCATGGCGATCTTGTCCACCTCATCCAGAAACACAATTCCTGTCTGTTCGGTCCGGTGGACTGCTTCCCGGGAAACTTCTTCCATGTCGATTAACTTGCCGACTTCTTCCTGCTCCAGGATGGTGCGGGCATCGCTGATAGTGATTTTTCTGCGTTTGGATCGTTTGGGCATCATGTTTGAGATCATGTCCCGAATATTCATATCCAGATTGTCATTGAGCGAAATCGGCATGAATTCAACCACGGCTCCAGAGGCCTTCTCGGTCACATCCATTTCAATCATTTTGTCATCAAGCAGATTGTTGCGGAGTTTTTCCCTGAATTTTTCCCGGGTTGGATTCGGTTCATCACTCTCCTGGGTGCCTGTAGGCGGCAACAACAGATCGAGCAGACGTTCCTCAACAATGGTCTGGGCATGTTGGGTTTTGATTTTAACATGTTCCTGACGTACCAGATTGACAGACACTTCCGTCAAATCACGAATGATAGATTCCACATCTCGTCCGACATAGCCAACTTCGGTGAACTTGGACGCTTCCACCTTGACAAAAGGCGCATTTGCCAGTTTGGCGATCCTGCGGGCAATTTCTGTTTTCCCCACACCGGTGGAGCCGATCATGATAATATTTTTTGGTAAAATTTCCTCGCGCAGATCCTCCGCAAGCTGGAGTCGTCGCCAACGATTTCTTAAAGCGATCGCAACCGCTTTTTTGGCGTCTTTCTGGCCAATGATATAACGGTCAAGAGAGTCCACAATCTGACGTGGTGTCTGGTCTGCGTTGGTGGCTGATGTTTCCATGGGATGTTCTCTAGAAAGATAGTTCTTCATAATGGATATTCTGATTGGAATACAGGCAGATTTCTGAAGCGATGATCATTGATTTCTGGACGATTTCTCTGGCCGACAAGGGGCTATCCTTGAGCGCCCGAGCCGCCGCAAGAGCGTACATCCCGCCAGAACCGATGCCGATAATGCCATCTTCCGGCTCAATCACATCTCCGTTGCCGGTAATGATCAGGATCGCTTCGGAACTGGCCACAGCCAGCAATGCTTCCAGATTTCTGAGAATTTTATCGGTGCGCCATTCTTTGGCCAGTTCCACAGCAGAGCGCAATAATTTGCCATTGTACTGTTCCAGTTTTTCATCAAATTTTTCAAACAGGGTAAACGCGTCTGCGGTTGAACCCGCAAAGCCTGCGATGACTTTGTCATTGTGAGCCAGTCGTATTTTACGGGCATTGGTTTTCATGATGGTGTGACCTTGTGTGACCTGACCATCGCCAGCCATTACGACCTGATTGTCTTTTCTAACGCATAAAATGGTTGTCATAGATTTCCAATTTCTAAAAAGAAGGGGATTGAATGGATAACTTCATCAGAGGAGAGCTGTGTCCAGTGGTTACGTTTCAGGCTCCTGATCTTTCATCGGTGGAGTCGCTGTTATTGTCAGAGATTGGTAATACCGATTCATCACTTCCTGAAAAACGGTTTTTAGTGGAATTGAATGTTCTTCGGCAATTCGACGGCAGTCTTCATATTCCGGCTTGAACGATCGGGAAATTCCATCGCCTGAGACTTTTCCCTGGACCATTCCCCAGGAAGTTGCCACCTGAATCATCTGCCGGGGCCATACCTTACGATAATATTTTTGATAGCGCAACCCGATAGTTGTGGTTTCACTCCTGATTATTTGATGAATCTGATCCCGGATTTCCTGTGGATACAATACCTGGAGCATTGTTCCGGGACGATTTTTTTTCATATAAACAGGAACAAACCAGACATCCAGTGCCCCATTTCTTAGCAACTGTTCCTGGACCCATCCCAGCCATTCCCCGGAACAGTCATCCAGATTCACTTCCGCACATTCCACTGTCGGCTGATCAGAAGACCTCGCCGGAGTTCCCAACGTGGCTCTCAAAATATTGGGAACTTCGCTGAAATCTTTGGTTCCAGTACCAATACCCGTGCGAAGAACCACAAATTCCAGTGCTGCTGGTCGGGGCTCAGCCAGTGCCGATAATACTGCCGCCCCCGTGGGCGTGGTCCGTTCAAACGGCAATTGATCCCAAATCACGCTGAAACCGCGCAAAAGTTCCAGTGTGGCCGGTGCGGGAACCGGGAGTTCACCATGCTGACTCATGACAGTGCCGGATCCAAGCGGAATACTTCCTACATAAATTTTCTCAATATTGAAATATTCCACCCCGACAGCAATGCTCACAATATCCGCAATGGAATCCCAGGCACCCACTTCATGAAAATGTACGGTTTCAGGAGAAACGCCATGAATTTTACCCTCAGCAATGGCCAGTTTATGAAATATGTTGATCGCTGTCGCTTTAATTTGAGGGCTCAATCCTGATTGTTCCAGCATGACACGAAGCGAAGCAAAGGTCTGATGCGAATGTTGGTGGATCAGTGGTGTTTGCTGATTTGTTGCCGACAATGGAACGGCATAAGCGGGTGGGAA
This sequence is a window from SAR324 cluster bacterium. Protein-coding genes within it:
- the hslV gene encoding ATP-dependent protease subunit HslV codes for the protein MTTILCVRKDNQVVMAGDGQVTQGHTIMKTNARKIRLAHNDKVIAGFAGSTADAFTLFEKFDEKLEQYNGKLLRSAVELAKEWRTDKILRNLEALLAVASSEAILIITGNGDVIEPEDGIIGIGSGGMYALAAARALKDSPLSAREIVQKSMIIASEICLYSNQNIHYEELSF
- the larC gene encoding nickel pincer cofactor biosynthesis protein LarC is translated as MPELESLGNILYLEPVGGIAGDMLTGCFLDLGLPIEVLRENLAKLPVGLLEMSASSQTRHSLTGIQFKVFPPAYAVPLSATNQQTPLIHQHSHQTFASLRVMLEQSGLSPQIKATAINIFHKLAIAEGKIHGVSPETVHFHEVGAWDSIADIVSIAVGVEYFNIEKIYVGSIPLGSGTVMSQHGELPVPAPATLELLRGFSVIWDQLPFERTTPTGAAVLSALAEPRPAALEFVVLRTGIGTGTKDFSEVPNILRATLGTPARSSDQPTVECAEVNLDDCSGEWLGWVQEQLLRNGALDVWFVPVYMKKNRPGTMLQVLYPQEIRDQIHQIIRSETTTIGLRYQKYYRKVWPRQMIQVATSWGMVQGKVSGDGISRSFKPEYEDCRRIAEEHSIPLKTVFQEVMNRYYQSLTITATPPMKDQEPET
- the hslU gene encoding ATP-dependent protease ATPase subunit HslU produces the protein METSATNADQTPRQIVDSLDRYIIGQKDAKKAVAIALRNRWRRLQLAEDLREEILPKNIIMIGSTGVGKTEIARRIAKLANAPFVKVEASKFTEVGYVGRDVESIIRDLTEVSVNLVRQEHVKIKTQHAQTIVEERLLDLLLPPTGTQESDEPNPTREKFREKLRNNLLDDKMIEMDVTEKASGAVVEFMPISLNDNLDMNIRDMISNMMPKRSKRRKITISDARTILEQEEVGKLIDMEEVSREAVHRTEQTGIVFLDEVDKIAMRKGSSHGPDISREGVQRDLLPIVEGSTVNTKYGPVRTDHILFIAAGAFHIAKPSDLIPELQGRFPIRVELQSLTKEDFIRILTEPKNALIVQYTELLKTENVDLKFTHDAIEEIAKIACRVNEEAENIGARRLHTIMEKLLEDISFDAPEMAGKSFEITPAYINGRLASMLKNQDLSRYIL